The genomic interval ATTTGTAGAGAAACGAGAAAAGTCAAAAAAAGAAATTAAAACCGTTTAACCTCTGTAAAACATAAAATAGGCTTTATTCGATTTCCCGGAAATCTCTCAATTATTTTGGTGCGAATTGTATTTTAATATCGTTTAATTGCTATATAAGAGGCGGCAATAATTGAATTACGGAAAATTTTCGGTAAATAACAGCGTATTCCTAAATATTTTGATGGCGACCGTGTTTGTGTTCGGCGCGGTTTCACTAATTCGATTGCCTAAAGAGGCGATGTCCGACATATCGTATAACTGGGGAATCATTATGGTTTATTACCCCGGAGTATCGGCGATTGACGTTGAAAAAAGCGTGACGGCAAAAATCGAAAACGAAATTTCAGATGTAAAAAAATTGAAAAAAATTATTTCGCTGACGCAAGAAGGGCTTACATATATGATGGTTGAGTTTGACGACGGAATTTCCGACGACGAATTCAGAATCAGATTCAGCGATTTGCAAAAAAAAGTGACGAAAGTACAACTTCCCGACGGCGTACTTGATCCGTATGTTACAGAAGTATCCATTTCGGAATTCATGCCGGTGATTCAACTTAATATTGAAAGGGACTCTTCTCTTTCGGAAGAACATATCAATGTTATAGCCAGAGCTATAAGAGACGATTTGTTGAGCGTAAAAAACGTTTCTACGGTTCAGATAATCGGCGGGCGCGACAGAGAAGTCGAAATTGCGGTGAATCGCGAAATAACCGAAGCGATTGGAATAAACGTTTCGGAGATTGTAAATGCAGTCCAAAACAGACATGTTTCAGTTCCCGCAGGAGTGCTTAAAACCGCTGCCGAGAATTATTTTGTACGCACTGAGGGAGAAATTGCCGACAGAAAGGATTTCGGTGAAATAATAATCCGTCAGCGTAACGGTTCAAACATTAAAATCCGCGATGTGGCGACGATAAGCGACGGACTAGCAAAATCCAATTACGATATGCGCTACAACGGCGGTAACGTTATTTCGTTTTCCATTTCAAAAAGTTCGCAGGGTAATTCTTTGGACGTGGTAAAAGCGGTAAAAGAAAAAGTTAAGGAATACGAACAAAAAAACAAAAATATTAAATTTTTCTGGTCGGGCGACACTACAGTTCAAATACTTGATACTCTCAAAGTACTTGGAAACAATGCTGTCGGCGGAGTCATACTTTTGTTTTTGATAATGTTTTTGTTTTTGGGATGGCGAAACGCTTTGGTTTCCTGTATTGAAATTCCGCTGACTATGGCTGCGGTTTTTTGGGTTATGCAGCTTTACGGCGAAACGTTGAACGGAAATACGATGTTTGCATTAGTTTTGGTTTTCGGGATGCTTGTGGATCATTCGATAGTGATTTTGGAAAGTATGTATCGCTATGTTCAAAACGGGAAAGACAAAATTTCTGCGGCGATTGAAGGGACGAACGAAGTTGCGACTCCGGTTATCTCCGCGACGCTTACTACAAGCGCCGTACTTTTGCCGCTTGTTCTTCTTCCGGGAATTATGGGAAAATTTATGCGTCCGATTCCGATTTTAATATCGCTTGCGCTTATAATATCGACTGTTTTTGCGCTGCTTTTTATTCCTATGCACTTTGCGGAATTTGGCGATAAAGCAAATAAAGAGCCTGATTGGTTTGTAAAGTTTCGTGATTTTTTCAGGAAAATCATCACGGCTTGTTATGCTCATCGAATAAAAGCGCTTTTGTTTACGCTGCTTTTTATGGTAATCGTTTTGGTCGGTTCGTCTCCGTTCGTAACGGCGCAGCTTTTTGACACGGAAATGTTGTCGTATTTCACGATAGACGTTGAATTAGTGAGAGGTTCGAGCAGGGAAAAAACGAACAAAATCGTTGAACAAATAGAAAAAAGGATTTTGCCGCTTATCGGAAACGGCGAAATTGACGGCGTGTCAACGTCGGTCGGCTATCAGGAAACCGACAGGCAATGGAACAGCCGCGATAATATAGCGCAGATAAAAGTTTTGATCGCCGAGAGAAGCGAAGGGCGTAAACGCGGTATTCCCTCAATAATGAGGGATGTCGAGAAGTTGTGCAAAGGGATTTCTGGTGCGGAGAAAATAGAATTTCATACTATTATGGGCGGTCCTCCGGTTGAAAAACCGATTTTGGTTCAAGTAATAGGCGACGATTTCGACGAAATGGTACAAGTCAGCGACAGAATTCAGCGCAAATTGGCTGCATACAAGGATTTACATAACATTTCCGACGACTTTGAGAGAGTATCTCCCGAATTGGCTGTCAAAATAAACGAACAGGCGGCGGCTCAATATGGGCTTTCGGTCGCCCAGATCGGAAGTTTTTTACGTATGGGAATCGAAGGCGTCAAAATTGCGACTTGGTTTGATAGTAATGACGAGGTAGATGTCGTTGTGCGTTTTGACGACGCTTCAAAATCGTCGATTGAGCAGATAGAAACACTCAGAATTCCTACGGCGCATGGCTTATTTGTGCCTTTTTCGGCGGTTGCGCGGCTTATTCCAAATAACGGTATCGCTCAGATAAATCGTATCGACAGAAAGCGAACGATAAAAATTACCGCCGACATTTACGATAAAGCGAGCGTTGTACAGATTAACAAAGAAATAGTCGAGTGGTTTAACGAAGAAATTGCAAAAAATTATCCGACGACAAAAATTTCACTTGAAGGCGAGTTTGCGGAATACAGCGATATGCTCGGCGGACTTATTCCGTTGTTTTTCTTTGGAATGTTTTTGTTGTATTTGATTCTTGGAACTCAGTTTAAGAGTTATTTACAGCCGTTTTTGATGTTTTTCTCAATTCCTTTAGCGGGAATCGGCGTAGTTTTGTTTCTTGCAATTTCCTCAACGCCCGTTTCTGTCGTTGTTTTGTTTGCGATCGCCGCGTTGGCGGGGATTGCCACAAATGACGCGATAGTACTGATTTCTTACATAAATCATTTGCGAAAAACCGGATTCGACACGTCGCAAGCGGTTATTGAAGGTACAATAATTCGTCTTCGTCCGATAATTTTAACGACCGTTTCGACAATGGGCGGACTTATTCCTATGGCGGTGGGAATCGGCGGGAAATCGCTTACATGGATGCCGATGGCAAGCATAATTATTTTTGGACTTATATTTTCTACCGTCGGTTCGCTGCTGATAATACCCTGCGTTTACGGAGTTATGGACGACGCGGCGAGAAAATTCGGTGTGAAAATGCGTTTGGAAGGTGAATAATTGCTGAGTTTTGAAGAAGAAATTAATTTGTTTTATTCGCAAAAAAAAATAAATAAAAATTGCGAGAAAATATTAGAATTGCTTGACGAAAAAAATGATTTGGAATATCTGGCTAAAGAATCGCAGCGACTGACAAAGCAGTATTTTGGAAGCGCGATAAAACTTTTCACTCCGCTTTATATTTCAAATTATTGTACTAACGGCTGTGTGTATTGTTCGTTTCGCAGGGAAAATAAAATCGTGCGTAAGCAATTGAACGAGCGTCAAATTCACGAACAGTGCGAAAGAATTGCAAAGACCGGATTGCGGCAAATTTTGGTTTTGACGGGTGAAGCGTCGAAATTCACGACTTTTGAGTACGTCAAAAATTCGCTGAAAATAATTTCGCAGTATTTTTCATCGCTGAACGTTGAAATTTATCCGCTTGAAATAGAGCGGTACAAAATTTTGAGTGAAGAAATCGGCGTTGACGGAGTAACGATGTATCAAGAAACATACAATCGAAAACTTTACGAGAAATATCACCTGTTCGGCAAAAAAAAGGACTATTTGTGGCGCTTAAACGGGCTTGCAAGGGCAAGCGAGGCGGGAATGCGAAACGTTCAATTAGGTGCGCTTTTGGGATTGGACGACCCAAAAACCGAACTTTTGGCGCTTGCGCTTCATATCGATTGGCTTCAAAAAAATTTCCCCGAAACCGATGTGAGCGTCTCTTTTCCGCGAATACGACCGATTGAAAACGGCGCTAAATACGATTTTTTTGAGGTAAGCGATAAATTTTACGCAAGAATTATTGCGTCGTTTCGGATAGTTTATCCGAATTTGTCTATTACGCTTTCTACTCGCGAAACTAAGAAAATGCGTAACGGACTTTTGAACTTCGGCATAACCAAAATTTCCGCCGGCGTTTCTACTGCGGTAGGGGAGAGCAAAGACAGCGGCTCACAATTTGAAATAGCCGACGAGAGAAGCGTCGATGAAATTTGTCGATACTTGACTGAAAACGAATTCCAAGCGGTTTTTCACGATTGGAATTTTGAGTTGCTTAGATGAAAACTTTACCTTTTTTCTCCGTCATTGCGAACGCTCCG from Chitinispirillales bacterium carries:
- the thiH gene encoding 2-iminoacetate synthase ThiH encodes the protein MLSFEEEINLFYSQKKINKNCEKILELLDEKNDLEYLAKESQRLTKQYFGSAIKLFTPLYISNYCTNGCVYCSFRRENKIVRKQLNERQIHEQCERIAKTGLRQILVLTGEASKFTTFEYVKNSLKIISQYFSSLNVEIYPLEIERYKILSEEIGVDGVTMYQETYNRKLYEKYHLFGKKKDYLWRLNGLARASEAGMRNVQLGALLGLDDPKTELLALALHIDWLQKNFPETDVSVSFPRIRPIENGAKYDFFEVSDKFYARIIASFRIVYPNLSITLSTRETKKMRNGLLNFGITKISAGVSTAVGESKDSGSQFEIADERSVDEICRYLTENEFQAVFHDWNFELLR
- a CDS encoding efflux RND transporter permease subunit — protein: MNYGKFSVNNSVFLNILMATVFVFGAVSLIRLPKEAMSDISYNWGIIMVYYPGVSAIDVEKSVTAKIENEISDVKKLKKIISLTQEGLTYMMVEFDDGISDDEFRIRFSDLQKKVTKVQLPDGVLDPYVTEVSISEFMPVIQLNIERDSSLSEEHINVIARAIRDDLLSVKNVSTVQIIGGRDREVEIAVNREITEAIGINVSEIVNAVQNRHVSVPAGVLKTAAENYFVRTEGEIADRKDFGEIIIRQRNGSNIKIRDVATISDGLAKSNYDMRYNGGNVISFSISKSSQGNSLDVVKAVKEKVKEYEQKNKNIKFFWSGDTTVQILDTLKVLGNNAVGGVILLFLIMFLFLGWRNALVSCIEIPLTMAAVFWVMQLYGETLNGNTMFALVLVFGMLVDHSIVILESMYRYVQNGKDKISAAIEGTNEVATPVISATLTTSAVLLPLVLLPGIMGKFMRPIPILISLALIISTVFALLFIPMHFAEFGDKANKEPDWFVKFRDFFRKIITACYAHRIKALLFTLLFMVIVLVGSSPFVTAQLFDTEMLSYFTIDVELVRGSSREKTNKIVEQIEKRILPLIGNGEIDGVSTSVGYQETDRQWNSRDNIAQIKVLIAERSEGRKRGIPSIMRDVEKLCKGISGAEKIEFHTIMGGPPVEKPILVQVIGDDFDEMVQVSDRIQRKLAAYKDLHNISDDFERVSPELAVKINEQAAAQYGLSVAQIGSFLRMGIEGVKIATWFDSNDEVDVVVRFDDASKSSIEQIETLRIPTAHGLFVPFSAVARLIPNNGIAQINRIDRKRTIKITADIYDKASVVQINKEIVEWFNEEIAKNYPTTKISLEGEFAEYSDMLGGLIPLFFFGMFLLYLILGTQFKSYLQPFLMFFSIPLAGIGVVLFLAISSTPVSVVVLFAIAALAGIATNDAIVLISYINHLRKTGFDTSQAVIEGTIIRLRPIILTTVSTMGGLIPMAVGIGGKSLTWMPMASIIIFGLIFSTVGSLLIIPCVYGVMDDAARKFGVKMRLEGE